The Cloeon dipterum chromosome 3, ieCloDipt1.1, whole genome shotgun sequence genome includes a region encoding these proteins:
- the LOC135940337 gene encoding annexin B9-like isoform X2, whose amino-acid sequence MPHHKYATKYCIPTVVEHEDFDATIDATALEEAMKGPGTDEDAITEILAYRTVAQRLQIADVYKELFDKDLVQRLKGDLTGHMEDVILAMMTPISQLYAKELHKAISGLGTDEDAIVEVLMSLSNCGVLEVSTEYENMYGNSLEHDLKHDSSGEFRNLLVRLCSAIRDESEAVDEELVRNDALSLASAGASEWATEESVFASILAARSFPHLRLVFRVFRSVTGRDIEAVIDQHFSGKLRKGFLSIVRIVRKRAAYFARRLYESMKGIGTDDHTLIRIIVSRCEIDLGDIKQEFLAQYGQTLEKWITGDTLGHYRKTLLALVAYEH is encoded by the exons ATGCCACATCACAAATACGCCACCAAATAT TGCATTCCCACGGTAGTGGAGCATGAGGACTTTGACGCAACTATCGACGCAACTGCCCTGGAAGAAGCGATGAAAGGCCCGGGCACCGACGAGGACGCCATCACCGAGATCCTAGCCTATCGCACTGTCGCTCAGAGGCTGCAAATAGCAGACGTCTACAAAGAACTGTTCGACAAG GACCTGGTTCAACGGTTGAAAGGCGACCTGACAGGACACATGGAGGACGTGATCTTGGCGATGATGACTCCAATTAGCCAACTGTACGCCAAAGAGCTGCACAAAGCGATTTCAGGGCTCGGAACTGACGAAGACGCCATAGTGGAGGTGCTTATGTCGCTCAGCAACTGTGGAGTATTAGAAGTATCAACCGAATATGAgaata TGTATGGAAATTCGCTCGAGCACGACCTGAAACACGACTCCTCAGGCGAGTTCCGCAACCTGTTGGTCAGACTTTGCTCG GCTATTAGAGACGAGAGCGAAGCTGTGGACGAGGAATTGGTCAGAAATGACGCCCTTTCCCTCGCATCCGCGg GTGCAAGTGAGTGGGCCACCGAGGAGTCCGTGTTCGCCTCCATCCTGGCGGCGCGCAGCTTCCCGCACCTTCGACTCGTCTTCCGCGTCTTCCGCAGCGTCACCGGTCGCGACATTGAAGCCGTCATCGACCAGCACTTCTCGGGAAAGCTGAGGAAGGGCTTTCTCAGTATCG TGCGCATTGTGCGAAAGCGAGCAGCCTACTTTGCCCGTCGCCTCTACGAATCGATGAAGGGTATCGGCACTGACGATCACACTCTGATCCGAATCATTGTTTCGAGGTGCGAAATCGACCTTGGAGACATCAAACAAGAGTTTCTGGCCCAGTACGGCCAGACCCTGGAGAAATGGATCACG GGCGACACTCTGGGGCACTACAGGAAGACCCTGCTCGCACTGGTTGCCTACGAACACTAG
- the LOC135940337 gene encoding annexin B9-like isoform X1, translated as MPHHKYATKYCIPTVVEHEDFDATIDATALEEAMKGPGTDEDAITEILAYRTVAQRLQIADVYKELFDKDLVQRLKGDLTGHMEDVILAMMTPISQLYAKELHKAISGLGTDEDAIVEVLMSLSNCGVLEVSTEYENMYGNSLEHDLKHDSSGEFRNLLVRLCSAIRDESEAVDEELVRNDALSLASAEVFWPQGIQGETLTCSSNRPAAGASEWATEESVFASILAARSFPHLRLVFRVFRSVTGRDIEAVIDQHFSGKLRKGFLSIVRIVRKRAAYFARRLYESMKGIGTDDHTLIRIIVSRCEIDLGDIKQEFLAQYGQTLEKWITGDTLGHYRKTLLALVAYEH; from the exons ATGCCACATCACAAATACGCCACCAAATAT TGCATTCCCACGGTAGTGGAGCATGAGGACTTTGACGCAACTATCGACGCAACTGCCCTGGAAGAAGCGATGAAAGGCCCGGGCACCGACGAGGACGCCATCACCGAGATCCTAGCCTATCGCACTGTCGCTCAGAGGCTGCAAATAGCAGACGTCTACAAAGAACTGTTCGACAAG GACCTGGTTCAACGGTTGAAAGGCGACCTGACAGGACACATGGAGGACGTGATCTTGGCGATGATGACTCCAATTAGCCAACTGTACGCCAAAGAGCTGCACAAAGCGATTTCAGGGCTCGGAACTGACGAAGACGCCATAGTGGAGGTGCTTATGTCGCTCAGCAACTGTGGAGTATTAGAAGTATCAACCGAATATGAgaata TGTATGGAAATTCGCTCGAGCACGACCTGAAACACGACTCCTCAGGCGAGTTCCGCAACCTGTTGGTCAGACTTTGCTCG GCTATTAGAGACGAGAGCGAAGCTGTGGACGAGGAATTGGTCAGAAATGACGCCCTTTCCCTCGCATCCGCGg AAGTATTCTGGCCGCAGGGCATTCAGGGCGAGACTCTGACGTGTAGCTCTAACCGGCCTGCTGCAGGTGCAAGTGAGTGGGCCACCGAGGAGTCCGTGTTCGCCTCCATCCTGGCGGCGCGCAGCTTCCCGCACCTTCGACTCGTCTTCCGCGTCTTCCGCAGCGTCACCGGTCGCGACATTGAAGCCGTCATCGACCAGCACTTCTCGGGAAAGCTGAGGAAGGGCTTTCTCAGTATCG TGCGCATTGTGCGAAAGCGAGCAGCCTACTTTGCCCGTCGCCTCTACGAATCGATGAAGGGTATCGGCACTGACGATCACACTCTGATCCGAATCATTGTTTCGAGGTGCGAAATCGACCTTGGAGACATCAAACAAGAGTTTCTGGCCCAGTACGGCCAGACCCTGGAGAAATGGATCACG GGCGACACTCTGGGGCACTACAGGAAGACCCTGCTCGCACTGGTTGCCTACGAACACTAG